The Penaeus chinensis breed Huanghai No. 1 chromosome 6, ASM1920278v2, whole genome shotgun sequence genomic interval GATAGACTGCTAAATCTTTTCTAGCTTATTCCACTGCATGAATGATTTCCACGAAacgttaataataaaaaggaagtatTTAACACAACTTAAAGAGTGGactcagaggaagaagagattgcTCAAAGAATCGAAGCGAgattgatgtttattttttttatattaaaataaagTACTGAGATTACAAACCGAAACATCAATTAACTGTTACCGGggatatatacccatatacatgtacaaataataaataaaataaatcgatATAAGATAAAGCTAGAAGTAAATGTAATAAACTTGCTTCGCGTTCTTCTCTGCGCACCGGGATTTGCTTTGTTGAGCattcctgaaaaaaagaaaaaaaaggaacagttaTATATGAGTTTTCGCgacacctctgtgtgtgtgtgtgtgtttgcaggttCTGAAATTTGCTATCCAAGATTTTAAAGATTCGCTATGTCATACCTTACTGCGGGACACTGATTTCCATTTTGAGATTCTCTTGCGGAAAGGAAGCGCGCCCTCTTGTAAATGATACTGCGAGAAGAAATTGCACGCATTGCTTCTTTTAGTTCTCATAATGTCCTTAGCACGGTTTCTTCGCATGTTTtttcactaattttttttttaacattactaCGGGGTGTTGTTCCTTTCTTTTGGAGTCTATATCCGAGAAGGTAGAGTATTGCGTATGACAAACTAACAACTATCATAATCGTGATAAAAACTGCGGCGGAGATCGGTTTGACTAAGTGCGTTTCGTGGTGTGAAGCTTCGCATGCAGGAGGCTTGGCCTTGTACTCTCCCGTGGCCGGGTCGCAGATGAAGCTCACGAAGGTTTCCCCCTCGGCTCTCACTAAGAATCTGCTGAACTCTTGGCAATGCGATAGGCCGTTTGTGATCACCTTGGTTTGCCGGTAGTCAACAAAGACAGCGTAGTTTTGGCTCTCTTTGTCGTACTCGAGGAAGATCTTGTGCCACTTCTCCAGGGGGACAAGCACTGCCAGCTCGTCTTTGCTGAGGTCCGTCTCGCCTACAGTTACTTCGTAGCCCAGGAGCGTTTCGCACGCGATCTCGAAGTTGAGGCGAGCGAACCCTATCCCAGGCTTCAAGTAGAAGTGTTCGTAGGGGCTTCGCATCTCCTTAATAGTGGAGAGTAAGCCTTCTCCCTTGTTCTTGGAGCCGACTGTCGCTGGGCAGTTCACTTGGCACCCAAGTGAGAAGGAGACGCCGCGCGAATTCGTCACTTGAAACACTCCTTGGGGCAGGTCTCCGGTAGATATGACCAACTTGGTCGACTCGCTCTGTGGAGTGCTTAGGTAGAGGACGTTAGACTTTACCGTTACGTTGAGGAGCGTCCATTGGCCTCTCCGCACATAGTTGAGAGGCCACAATTGAAAGTCCACGATGTTGTCTCCCACGCACTCAGTCTTGTACAACGACAACTGGATTTTCTCCATGATAACCTCAAGAGATACGCAGGCTCTCTCATCTTTGTCGTCGGCAAGCGTGAAGTTGAACCTCCACTCCGCCTCGTTGGGTTTGACGGTGAAGATCTCCGGAAGCGATGTATTCCTCGAGGGTACATCGGAAGGCCCCTGCTCTAGGCATGTCTTCTGAACAAGTCCATCTTGGATGACGCTTGCACTTTGGCAGAACGTCCACAGAAGTGACAGCAAGACCCACCTGGCTCGTGACGCCATGACAACTGGTGTTGTCTTGTCTGTAGCTGCTACTCGGAGCAGCTACTCGCTGAGTAATCTTATCAGTTATCGGTCATAAGTACAATGATACCAAAAAGTTCAAAGATTTTGTAATGCAAGTCTATTCATTTCAATCGTTTTctaatttataaattattttgtcattttgttaCTATTTTCCGGGTACACTGACGATAGTCCaagttacgccccccccccccccaaaaaaaaaaaaaaaaaaaaaatcaagtgcgTAACGAGAATGGTTCAAATTATTTTACGTTATCCAGTCGCACTCACCATATCTTATAATTCTTACAaatttactgattatttttatatttatcaacaaTAAAGAATCAAGTATTTAAATATTGTCACATACTTTCTTCTTGACTATGtgcattaaacaaacaaacagttgtACTATTTGACCCATTCTGCATTATAGGATAAAACAAAAAGCAGGTATTAAGATAAAAAGCAAATCTTTCGTTATCCAAGTCTTCAGCAACACTAAACACAGCACTAGGCCCCATTCGCGTCCCCCAGCGCCTCCCTCCCTACCCGAGCAGTCACCCCCACGTCGAAAAAATCGGATGCCCTTGGAAACAATTAAATAACTCCCCACacacatccttcctcccccctccccccgtcccctttcgtccccaccccctttccctctcgaaGTCGGGTCGGCGCAAGTGTCTTTTATGGGTCTACTTAAGGCCAAAGGGTGCCCGAGAATTTTATTTATTAGCGAGAATTTTAATTGAAATTAATTATTGATTGCTGAGCGAAATCAAATTACGGAACACAACATGGGGTGTGAcctagagggggggagagaacggCTTGCACAGATTGCAAGGAACCACCGATGGGTGTTGGCAACTTCGCTCTTTTGAACAGATGGTGCTTATACTTTTATTTACTACATTCGTAACTGATATGACGTGTTAACGCCTTCCTCATAAATACTGTACTATTTGTATACAGTTACGTATacagtacacacgcacgcacgcacgcacgcacgcacgcacgcacgcacgcacgcacgcacgcacgcacgcacacacacacacacacacacacacacacacacacacacacatacactctcacacttacactcacactcacacacacacacacacacacacacacacacacacacacacacacacacacacacacacacacacatacactctcacacttacactcacactcacactcacacacacacacacacacacacacacacacacacacacacacacacacacacacacacacacacacacacacacacacatacaccacacacacacacacacacacacacacacacacacacacacacacacacacacacacacacacacacacacacacacacacgcagagtaaAAATTGGATACTGATAATATAAAAGCATTCGTTTAAAAGAATGAACTTACGGTTAAACGAGGTACTGGTAAAACAAtgtaattattaaattatcaaaTTCTACAAAAAAAGTTGAAGTTTAAATGGGCTTAAATCAGgcaaaaatggaaagtaaaaTCATCCATAACACGTAAAACCAATATTATAAAAACACGTCGAAAAtctatataaaagtgtatgtaaTCGGATGACAGTTGCATTGTTAAGGTCTaatttcatccttgagataaataGGGATTCTAGGATGATGAGGTTAAGTGAGAAAATTTTTGTGCGAGCGGATGTCCACGTGAAATAGCAGTGTCCTCTGATGGCAGAACTGAGGTGAACTGAGCTGAATAGCTGCACGGTGAGACTTCCCCCATGTGTATTAAGATATGGTGTTGTAGAAAGCGTGTGGTGCTACAATAAGTTGGTTTGGATAGGTATTGCGGTTTGGATAGTTatagtattaattttattacGGGACACAATACTAGATCTTGCAGGTCAGACCGAACATTGGTAACTATCCGTGGTGAGACAGTTTCGTTGAATACAATAGGAAAATGGGtaagtaaatatttatagaaattaCTTTTTTCTGTTCAGTCACTTTTAAAGGATAGAAGCTATAGGATAGTAAGGATGAATGATTAAGGAGGGAGCCACTAGTTACGCTAGTCGTATGAACCAGGATaatcttcttttactcttttcccgTCTTTATACGGGGGCGATGTTTTTGGTGGGTTGCCTCCGTCTTACGGCTTCTTCCCTCaggtcgccacagcggaatgatccgcatcatagtcttggcttgttttacagccggatgcccttcttgccgccaaccctccccattcatccgggctcGGGACCGGCgcgggacattccactggattaTGGGCTCCCATGTCTCTAggtaatcgaggtgaagttcaTTACCCAGGGAAACAACAGtcccggccggtgactcgaactctcgaactcatatTGACATGAGTCTTTGAGTCCGTTGCTCGGGAACCGCGGCCGAGTggctagatgataatgatgacactaatttCTAGGATAGAATCTAAGTGGgatgaacaaaaatgaaagaagaaaacgatagaaataataaaatagctGTATCCACTATTTGTTAAGATTAAGAGCTGAATGGAAGTGATAATGCTTTTGACGACGACCATCATTCACATCTGGATGAGTGAAGTATAAAGAAAAACTATTCACCGGCCGACTATGGAAGGCACAAAGCTTTCCAGTGTCAACAAGTATCTTCTTGCAATGCTTTGATAACCCTTCTGCCCCGAACCTGTAATGGGATTGGGAGGAGGAAAACACGGTCATACAATCCAACAatgagaagatgataatgaggagaaggataataatgctaataacaatgatagtaatagtaatgatgatgaagatgatgataaaaagtgcGATAATGAAAACGATCACTAAGAAgcaaggcagaaggagaaggagaaataggaggaggaatgaggaaaagtagaaataaataaagaggaggaaggaagagtaggaggggaaaggagaaggaggagaaggaaaaggaaggggagatggagaagtagatggagaaaggcgaaggagaggtGTGAATGGGAGGGCCCCATCGCGAGGCCGCCAAGCACCCATTACAGAGCGAGGATCATTTGTTTACATCCAGCGTGATGGCCCCTTTCATTGAGTGTGAGCGCGTCTGCGTCTCTGCGCGTTGCTCCGCTTGTTTGTGGCGAACGAGGAAAGTAGGAGAGACGCTTcgcttttttcgtcttctcttctttcataaaGAGTAACTGTTGATCACTGAAATGGTTTCCGTGCGGGATTTAGTATCCGGAGAACAGGGCAGTTGGACATAACGTTTATTGCATTCACTATGTGTGTTTAGCATGTGCGAATAGGCTATAAATGAGCTGAACGATCGGGCTGAATCTGCGCCTCCAAGAGAAAGTGCAGAACGCTTTAACTTATACTGTGGCATTTAATGTAttgattttgtttatctctctatatgtatgtgtgtgtatgtatatgtatacatacacatacacatatacacacatacattcacacacacacacacacacacacacacacacacacacacacacacacacacacacacacacacacacatatacaagtacacacacatctataagagGATGtctaacatttttttgtttgttttcccttgcGCTCCCCATGCAGCCGTCTTCCTTCCCAAACCTTTCCCTTACAGACGCAGACCAAAGCCAGGGTGCAGGTAAATGACCACTTTGTAAGGGAGAAGCATCCTTGAGAAGCaaaggaaggcgagggaaggcagaagaggaaaaaggggaagcagGTAGAAACAAAACATCGCTGCCTCCAGGACGGGGCATCGGACGCTATTTCACGGTGTTGGCCGCGGTATCCGATCCCCTTTTATTGCGGCGAACCGATGCGCCTTTGTTTCCATGTAAATCTTAAAGGCCAAAGAAAGTGAATTCCCACAATTCTTCGTGTGGCCCTTCTTACCTACACGCGCATGTGTTTAAAAGAAGCTGATTGGCGAGAGAAAAGTGTCTACATACAAAGGTATGTGTATACAACATGCATACgtacgcgcgcgctcgcacacacatacacacacacacacacacacacacacaaacacacacacacacacacacacacacacacacacacacacacgcatatatatacatatatgcatatatatacatatatataaatatataaataaacatatataaatatacatatgtagaatatatatacacataaacgtatatatatatatatatatatatatatatatatactatgtatatgtaatatattacatatatgtctatgtatagtatatatatatatgtatatatatagtatagatatgtgtgtgtatatgtgtttatatatatgtatatatacatatatatgtacatacacatgtaaatacatacatacatatatatacatatatatatatacatatatatacatacacatatacatatatatgcatatatattcatacatatacatatataaatatacatatatatataacatattatatatatactatgtacatagtatatatgtatatatatatagtatatatatgtatatatatagtatatatatatatatatatatatatatatatatatatatagtatgtatataaatatatgtgtatgtatatatatgtatatctatatacatatacatacatatatacatatatgtatatgtctatattcatagatgcatacatatgtgtatatatagtacatacatatgtatatatacacacatagacatgtatgtatgtatatatgtatatatatagacatatgtatatatatagacatatgtgtatatatagacagataagtagatatatagatatatagatatattgatatatagatgtagatatatgtaggtatgtttataagtatgtaagtacatacatatatatatacttacacttatatatttatatatatatatatatatataactataaatatatatacttatatatgtatatatatcatatatatatgaaaatatatatacatatatatatgtttatatgatatatatatatatgaatatatatacatatatatatattatatgtaatatatatatatatatatacatatatatatatgtgtgtatgtgtgtttatgtatataaatatgtgtatgcatatactatatataatatacatatatatatatgatatatattgtataacacacacacacacacacacacacacacacacacacacacacacacacacacacacacacacacacacacacacacacacacacatacacacacacacacacaaacacacatacacgcaggtgAAGAATGGCAGAAGGGTTTTCGGGCATCTTGGGTTCCATTCGTCGAGCCTGGGAGGCCCGGGACACGGCGGGAGTGTGGGGCCCGCCGGCGGAGCCTCCTGACGTGGACTCGGGAGTGGGCGGCGGCACTTCTTTCGCCGGTCTCCTGTCCTCTTTAATCcccttctttgttatttttattcaaacctttctttctctgccccttatctctctctctctctctctctctctctctctctctctctctctctctctctctctctctctctctctttctcttttctctctctctctctctctctctctctctctctctctctctctctctctctctctctctctctctctctctctctctctctctctctctctctccctctctctctccctccctccctccctctctccctctctccctctctccctatctccctccctcccccctccgcgtcctcttctccctctccctttccctctcccattccatcCTCGCCTCCATCGCGGTTTTGTCTGATGCAACAAATAACCCTTCGTCTCGCTTCTCAAAAGCTTCATTCGGGTCATTCTGTGTATGATGATGACTGGTCTTTTGTACTCTGAACAGCATACAGTTTACCGATATTGTGAGTTTATTGTTTGTCGAATAAGATGACTCGGTTCAtgtcaagaaaagagaaaaagaaaagaaaagaaaaaattgaataaaacaaCATAGAAATGACTACATATAATAGATGGGCAAAACCAAAAAGGGAAGAAAGCCCAAGGTCTCCCTTTATCCTCCAGCATCACCCTGAAATGAGTCCTGCAACATccagaacatcaacaacaacatccaaaGGGAGCCGGGAAagggcgggtggggggtgggcggggagagggggcgggagggtgtTAGGAGTTGGAGAAATGGGCCATCAAAATTCTGCGCAGAGACTGCTGGGTGGTCTgtattcactcgctctctcgGCTCTCTTTTAATTATGACTGTGCAACTGTGGCCCTTATTTACACACGGCCACATATGCTCAGGCAACTCACGCGCTAAAGAGGTtgttgaagggaggagggggagggggaggcaaaggaggggaggctcgggggaagggggcgagggaggagggggataaagcgaaagagaaaaggattcGTTCGGTTGTTTATTGGGTGCTGGGTCCGTTTGTTGGTTGATGGGGggctgggcgggggagggggggggggcgaggtgcgTTTGATATCTGCCTCTGCTTGGCCCGGAGATAGGTGCAGCGCTCGTTTGTGTTATGCGTGTGTCACTTGTACCGCAttcaactataaatatatatatatatatatatatatgtttatatatatatgtttacttacccatcaatacacacacacacacacacacacaaacacacacacacacacacacacacacacacacacacacacacacacacacaaacacaaacacacacacacaaacacacacacacacacacacacaaacacacacacacacacacacacacacacacacacacatacatatatatatatatatatatatttatatatatatatatatatatatatatatatatatgtgtgtgtgtgtgtgtgtgtgtgtgcgcgcccgcgtTCGTGCTCGTAAATATactttttgtgcgtgtttgttgtaAGAGTTTCTTAGTAGGTCTTTGCTTTACGTATTtctatttactaaaaaaaaatatatatatatttccattactCTATTGTAATTGTTTTGCCGGTATTATGAAGATTGTATGTTTGAtaagagtaaaagtaaaaaaaaaaaaaaaaatcttgcttaaaataattgttaatatgtatgtgtgtacttcttCTGTGATCATGTATCACTTCACATTAAACGCGTTTAATGTCGCGCATTTTgcatctcttatatatatgtatatatatatatatatatatatatatatatatatatatatgtatatattatgtatatatgtatatatatatatatattatgtatatatgtatatatatatatatatatatatatgtgtgtgtatatatgtatatatctatgcatttatatatatatatataaatatattatatatatatatatatatatatatatatatatatatatatatatatatgtgtgtgtgtgtgtgtgtgtgtgtgtgtgtgtgtgtgtgtgtgtgtgtaatataatatatatatataagtgtgtgtgtgtgtgtgttgtgtattattatatgtatgtatgaatatatgtgtatgtgtacatatgtgtatataaaggtatacgtatatatgtataactatatatatatatatatattatttgtgtgtgtgtgtgtgtgtgtgtgtgtgtgtgtgtgtgtgtgtgtgtgtgtgtgtgtaagaaagagagagagagaaaaaaaaaagaggttgattgtgtgcatatatatgtatatatgtatatatgtacatatatatacagaaatgtgtgtatacatatatatatatatatatatatgttatacatatacatatttctgtatatataggtacatataaacatatatgcacacacacaacctttctctctctctctctttctctctttctctttctctctctctctctctctctctctttctctctctctctctctctctctctctctatatatatatatatatatatatatatatttctctatctctctatctctctctctctctctctctctctctctctctctctctctctctctctctttctctctctctctctctctctctctctctctctctctctctctctctctctctctctctctctcactcacacacacacacacacacacacacacacacacacacacacacacacacacacacacacacatatatatatcctggatGAATGGGAAGGGTTGGCGGCAAGACGGGCATCCGGCTACAAAAACAAGCCAAAACTATTATACGGATCGTTCCGCTGTGGCGATCCCTGAGAGGAgaaaccaaaagaagaaaaaaatatataaatatatgtatatttaaatatactatatgtacatgtatatatgtattatatttatatatataaatatttctatatactatatgtaaatatatgtctatatatgtatatatatatattatatatatatacatatatatatatatatatatatatatatatatatatatatatatatatatatgtgtgtgtatatgtgtagatacatatatgtacatgtatgtatgtgtgggaaagagagagagagagagagagagagggagagagagagagagagagagagagagagagagagagagagagagagagagagagagagagagagagagagagagagagagagagagagagagagagagagagagagagagagagagagagagagagagagagagggggagagagtaatgTTGGCGAAAGTAAAAACAAACTTTTAACAGAATCAACCGCAGTTCCATTTTAAGCTGGGAACACCCTCAAGAACATTAATAAGTAACTAATGGAAAAAGTCAAATAAAAGAATTAAACTGCAAAAGccagttttccttttatttgcaaTTGCAGCTTTATGCACATTTCTAATTCGTTAAACGGATTTGTTTAAGGAACGGATGATAAATCGATGAGGAGTCGTgattgaaggggagaaggaaagacacaCGGGGTAAGGATTATTATGCCATTATGATAAATGGGATAGATGGGGATGGATGCAAATTGTGCGGAATGGTCTGGCGGTTGTGCTCTTGTTTAcggcgagaacgaaagagaaaggaactGGAATGAATTATGAATCGAcaaattttttttagaaaaaaagatATTGCAATAAACACTGAGTACagtagagacaaagac includes:
- the LOC125026623 gene encoding uncharacterized protein LOC125026623; the protein is MASRARWVLLSLLWTFCQSASVIQDGLVQKTCLEQGPSDVPSRNTSLPEIFTVKPNEAEWRFNFTLADDKDERACVSLEVIMEKIQLSLYKTECVGDNIVDFQLWPLNYVRRGQWTLLNVTVKSNVLYLSTPQSESTKLVISTGDLPQGVFQVTNSRGVSFSLGCQVNCPATVGSKNKGEGLLSTIKEMRSPYEHFYLKPGIGFARLNFEIACETLLGYEVTVGETDLSKDELAVLVPLEKWHKIFLEYDKESQNYAVFVDYRQTKVITNGLSHCQEFSRFLVRAEGETFVSFICDPATGEYKAKPPACEASHHETHLVKPISAAVFITIMIVVSLSYAILYLLGYRLQKKGTTPRSNVKKKISEKTCEETVLRTL